A stretch of Porites lutea chromosome 5, jaPorLute2.1, whole genome shotgun sequence DNA encodes these proteins:
- the LOC140937524 gene encoding cocaine esterase-like: MYSFTVLPFMFITFVVSRSHSMTAPTVTTTYGPVSGSVTKLPTNKTVKSYLGIPFAKAKRFEYPVPPDKWTSTLHANATRSICPQSVTFLSQHLRPLFDEDCLRLSVYIAENANSSSGLAVMLWIHGGGFAEGDIIFYDGSLLATEGNVIVVAAAYRLGVLGFLSSNSGDLTGNYGMMDQIEAMRWVNKNIASFGGDPNKVTIFGESAGGISVGLLMLSPLTNGLYQNAILQSGTATAFFSYLERHEADSVAR, translated from the exons ATGTATTCGTTTACAGTATTACCCTTCATGTTCATAACCTTCGTTGTTTCGCGATCTCATTCTATGACCGCTCCTACTGTTACGACCACCTACGGCCCAGTCAGCGGGTCTGTAACTAAACTCCCGACAAACAAGACTGTTAAAAGCTATTTGGGAATCCCGTTTGCAAAGGCGAAGCGTTTCGAGTATCCCGTTCCACCGGACAAGTGGACTTCAACTCTGCACGCAAACGCAACACGCAGTATCTGTCCTCAGTCTGTGACTTTCTTGTCTCAACACTTACGCCCTCTCTTTGACGAAGACTGTCTACGGCTCAGTGTTTACATTGCCGAAAACGCGAACAGCAGTTCTGGTCTTGCGGTGATGCTGTGGATTCACGGTGGAGGGTTTGCTGAAGGCGACATTATATTTTACGATGGTTCTCTGTTGGCGACCGAAGGAAACGTTATTGTCGTAGCAGCAGCGTATCGCTTGGGAGTCCTTGGTTTTCTGAGCTCGAATAGTGGCGATCTCACAGGCAACTACGGAATGATGGATCAAATAGAGGCCATGAGATGGGTCAATAAAAACATCGCAAG TTTTGGCGGCGACCCCAATAAAGTGACCATATTTGGTGAGTCGGCAGGTGGAATAAGCGTTGGATTGTTGATGTTGTCGCCGCTGACTAATGGTTTGTACCAGAACGCAATCTTGCAGAGTGGAACAGCAACAGCCTTCTTTTCTTATTTAGAAAGACACGAAGCTGACTCGGTGGCcaggtag